Proteins from one Triticum aestivum cultivar Chinese Spring chromosome 7A, IWGSC CS RefSeq v2.1, whole genome shotgun sequence genomic window:
- the LOC123151889 gene encoding heavy metal-associated isoprenylated plant protein 28 has protein sequence MESTELKVEMVALHEKRVRKCLSKVKGVERVEVEGSIQKVVVTGYANRNKILKALRRVGLRVELWSPRNELLSAYAAGSFAFNNYGFF, from the exons AGCACCGAGCTGAAAGTGGAGATGGTGGCGCTGCATGAGAAGAGGGTACGGAAATGCCTGTCCAAAGTGAAAG GGGTGGAGAGGGTGGAGGTGGAGGGGAGCATCCAGAAGGTAGTGGTGACCGGGTATGCGAACCGGAACAAGATCCTCAAGGCGCTCAGGAGGGTGGGGCTCAGGGTGGAGCTCTGGTCGCCGCGGAACGAGCTGCTCAGCGCTTACGCCGCCGGGAGCTTCGCCTTCAACAACTACGGCTTCTTCTGA